Genomic segment of Panicum virgatum strain AP13 chromosome 2K, P.virgatum_v5, whole genome shotgun sequence:
ACTTCATGTCTTCATCCATGATGGATACTGGAGCAAATAGCAACTccatatatggatggaaaggctggttcctttttttttcgcgACTGTGTGCccgagcacgtttttcattaagagggagAGAAAACAAAGTACAACATACAAGTTGGTTTCGGAGAATAGAAACCAACCTAGTCCGCAAAGGCTGgttccttttcaaaaaaaaaaggatggaAAGGTATTGGGAGCAAAAAGAAGAACTCCTTGGAAATAGTGCCTGGTTGAACAAGCATTGCAGAACTAAACATATTATTCAGAACCGCAGAATAAACAGTGAAGGAATATTAAATTCTTGGAAAACATATGTGAACTCTCTGTTGCTATCTCCAAAGAACCTTGCGGGATTTTGTTGAATCACAGATATGTAACTGAAACATAAACGTGAGGTAAATACATGATATTTTAAGACGGGCATGTTGTTGATCACCAGGGTTTATTTTCCGTTCAACCATTCATCAAATTAAAACCAGAAAAACTGTCTAGATAGACTGAAAGGAGGATATCCAGAACCAAAACGGGGAAATCGTCAGAACCAAAACGGGGAAATCGTCAGGATGCAAGCACCCCCCAAGATCACGTAATTCAGAAAGAAATCATGACAAGTCTTGAACTTTACAAAGCACATGAAAATATGAAAGCTTTCTACTAGTCTACTACACTGCAAAGTCCTCTTACGGGTGAATCTAGTGGATCCATCTAACACTTTGGGAAGCCTCTGAACCCGCAATTAACCTCAAGTTTCAGAGCTCACAAATCAGCACTGCAAAATAAAAATAGATGGCAACAAGATAGCAGTTTGTCCGCAACGGACGGCTCCAAATCGTCAGAGAATAGCAATTTTCAGTAGCCACGAATTCTAGGTCCCAACAAGCGATGGGGTGAGGAACCGGAGGCATTGGCACTGTAGTACCTTGCAGGGGCGGTTCTTGATGACGATGTATCCGTTCTTGCGGATGGTGCCGGCCTGCTGCGGGTAGGTCTTGGaggcgccggcgtcggcctTGGACTCGAAGTGATGCTCCTCAGAGTCCGACATGTCCGAGAATCTTGCAGCGGTCCTAGTAACAAAAgaagagcagcagcaagaagaaGAGCACTGGAATATTAGAAAAAACAGAAACAAGCAGAGAATTGAGAAACATGAATAGATGCTCATCGAGGAAAAGGCTGATGCTCACCGGCGGAGAAGTGGGAGAGCAGATGCAGCAGCAGAGACGGACGGGAATGTGGGATCCGCGCGAGACTAGGGCCCTGTTTAgtgccttcaaaattccaaaattttacaagatttttcgtcacatcgaatgtttcaacgcatgcatgaaatattaaatatagctaaataaaataattaattacatagtttgtctataatttacgagacgaatcttttgaacctaattAACTCATAACGAgataataattactaaatacaaacgaaagtgttataatattttacactaaaaaaatttacacatCTAAACAAGGCATAGGTAGGATTCTTGTTGCCTTTTCTTGGTCGCCCTTGCAGCCAGACAGATTTTTATTGGATTGGGATTCTCGTACTAGGCCGTATCACGTGATGGGTACAGCCCACGTCAATGAATGCAGGGGGAGTCGAAAATGGGCCTAGAGATATATCGATGATGGGCCGGCCCTTTGAGCCCACAAACGCAGCGAtggattcctttttttttttttgctgaaatTCCGTAAAATATCGATCGATGAGGATGTTGAGTGTGATTGGGTGGTCGAGAGCTTCATGGCTCGACGTCACGTGACCTGCAGCTTCATTTGCGTGCTCAGAGAGACAAGGAACGATAGATGTGTGCGTAAAGGACCTCCCTTTAATTTCCTCGCTGTAAAGGATGACCAACTAATTAAACAGACTGGCTTGGGGAGGGATGACAAATGAAAGAGAGATGGCCTACAGACAAGAAGTTGCTGATGATGATCAGGAAGGAAAGGCAaggcaaagcaaagcaaagtAGCTCCGTCACATGCCAATGCAACCAGCCAGCCAAGACAAGGAAGTGGGACAAGTTGGAACTAAGCAATATATTATGGAGCGATCATCAAGTGATGAGTACCAATCATATATTATGGAGTTTATATACCTGCTGATTAGTACTAGGCTTCAGTGGCATTGTCGGAAATGAAGGAGCAAAAGGCTCCTCCAACTACTAGTACATATGCCTGTGTTCGGCTGGTGAGCAGCCCACCAGCTCTACAGTTTTTCTTTCTCACgttcctccagctccagcctccagctccagcctgccgaacagtgtttttctctcacagcactccagctccagcctccagctccagcctgccgaacacggtAGTTGGAGGATGGGAATGGGACGTGACAACTACTAGTAGGAAACGttcgcgcacacacacacaggttgtaaatttccaaattgaaataaaaaatgcatggGTACGCGTAAGCCGTTGCTTACGAAACACTTCATCGATCACAAAGTTAAATTGAATGCGCAACCCATCGAGCTGTGAGAGTTTTCTTCCGAAGGCCTTGGCCGTACGCACCTAACGAACTAGTCAACCGCCGGGTAGATCGATGGAGCAACTGATTATTGCAAAGCAACTGTTTCAGGTGCTGCATCGTCTCGACTCTTGACTGAGATCGGCGATCAGATGACACCATTATTTACTGTACTACTTCAGGTCTCATTTCAccgtcagcagcagcagaggagcaGAGTGCAGAGACGTGATTTTCACCGTCAGCAGCATAGGATCTGCCGTGCGTGTTACTGACTGACGGATCAACAAGATAAAAAGTGACTGCAGAATATAATACCTATTTATTCTGCAttaagtttttcaaaaaaaaaaatccacagtACCCGgcacatcgaatttttagacacatatatgaagcattaaatgtagttaaaaaaattaattatacagtctaactgattaacaCCAggtgaatcttttaagtctaattagtccataattagatattaattgataaataataataaaagtgctacaatgttaaaattcaaaaaatttcactaaacaaggccttataAAAGTTGCAGCAGATCTTTCCCTCTCTAGAGGGTTCTTGGCGTGCGCCACAGATCGAGGTCCGTCTCCAGGGCCAGGCAGCTAGAACAGGGCAACAGGCGGCACCAGCTTAGCTCGTCGTCACTCTCCTCCTCAGTCCTCACCACCCACCTACCACTCCCCTCACTGCTAATAGATAGCTCATCTCAGCTCGTCTTTCCTTGCTCCAGCCAGCTCCATCCACCCAACCAACCATGGAGATGAGGGTGGCGCTGGCCCTGCTCGTGGTCGCCGTGGCGGCGTCGCAGCtgccgtcggcggcggaggcggccaacTACACGGTGGGCGACGACAAGGGCTGGAACCCCGACGTGGACTACACGGCCTGggtcaagaagcacaagccatTCTACAAGGGGGACTGGCTCAGTAAGACcctatcttcttcttcctcctcctctgttCAATCAATTAATTCAataatggtggtggtggtggtggtggtggcagtctTCGAGTACCAGACGGGGCGTGCGGACGTGGTGCAGGTGGGCGAGGTGGGGTACGACAAGTGCGACAAGGCCGGCGCCCTCAGCAGCTACAGCAAGGGCACCTCCTACGCCTTCCAGCTCAAGGAGGCCAAAGACTACTACTTCATCTGCAGCTACGGCTACTGCTACACCGGCatgaagctccacctcaccgccAAGCCCTCCGGCACCTCCTCCGGCAAGCAGAGCGGCAGCGGCTCCTCCGATGGTTCCTCATCTGATGATGATTCCTCCTCTTCCAATGACTCCTCCGACACGCCCTCGCCATCCTCCAAGAAGGCCAAGCCCAAGTCGTCgtccagcgccgcgccgccgtccatccTCGCCGCCACCCCCTACGCCGCCATTGCTGCCACAGGCGCCGCCCTGCTCCATCTCCACAGGATTGTTCTGTGACTCTGACTCTGATCCATTCAGAGATCAGGCAGAGGTCGATTGTTCTTGCTTCCattttcctctctcttttttctctaCCTCTCTCTCAACTtatagtttttcttttcaagtGGAGTTTGGTAATGCTGCTACTGTAGTAGTAATCGAGTTGTTAAGATGCGATTTTCAAACCAGGCTAGCATAATGTCAAGTGTGAAGAgcttcatttattttatttatttagacTGAATTATCAAATCTTTATTTATTTCCCGTCTACAAATTACTCTGGTTTTTGCTCATCTAGCCGCATCCGCATGGCCGGACAAGCAGAtcgatgagatgagatgcatCCAGCAGCAGTAGCTGCAGGACCATGTCCATGTGGGCAGCCATGTGCGTCCTGTTTTTTCGGGTTTTTCTTTTCATATCATATATTACTCTATACTTTCTGCTTGTTTACAGCTGAGCAGCAACAGCACTGTCTGTACGCTTTTCCTCACTCCTACTCCACTGACTGGTGCCTCCTCCTTAAGGCTTGCTCCAATGGTTCTCTGAAACCGCCCCCCACCGTACTTAGGGGAGTTTGGGGGTAAATTTCTTCCGACAGTTCCCCCAAAACTctctttatatatttttatatataggGTGAGTTTTAACTCTTTTATattctaatcacaccgtttcttcaCGATATTAATCttgtttgagccccgtaacatgatgataatgcgtattataACAGtataaatactgtatgatttttttaaaattcaaaaacaataaataaatagttagttaatgagtgatggtatatagagggaatagatatagagggaatggttggagagaaggagttataggaggaggaatcttttggagagatgtagtaaaatatagtaaatagtacgtttgggggggagttggagagggagaatggTTGGAGATAGTCTAGCTGCACGCGCTATGTGCACCGACACCTATCGAACAATTAAAAGATTAATATCCTGATTTTTTTACTCATTTACTACCTTGTCGAATGTCGATCGAAAGGAGTTTTGTTCCCAATGGAAATTTGTCACTGTAGCTCCCCACTACAGTACAATTTAAGTTTTAGCAGCATCATATCCTACTCTATAAATttatacttgaagaaattctctATCGTTGTTTTCCGCGCATTTGATATCTTGCATTTgcatgccatgtgacattggacaaagataaaaaaaaaactatgtgagtttgctaaaaaaacaaaactaagaCTAAGCTCCTAGCCATTTAAGGCGGCAGAGCTTTGTTACACAAAACACACGGGCATAGTGGAAAACATCAAAAGGTCTTGAGAGGACGGAGATCAATGGACAGTTGAAAATAAAGAATTACTAGTCCATTAGAACAGTGACattttaatctaaaaaaacagAGAGTAGTGATGACATCTCTATTTGTCGGCTCCTTCCACTACCTGCCTGCACCGACACAGCTGAAGAAGCTCAACAAAAGATGCAAAATATGGGCCTTTTGACTTTGCAGCCCAATTAGAGGCCTAGTGTACGCATAGCCCATAGAGAGGTAGTTGTAGGCCGAGCCTAGCTGGATGGATCGTCTAATCTTTTTGGTGGGCTGGGCTAGTTACAAATCTCACTGTCTGGTAGACTTTGAAGCAACAAAGCTGCAACTCTGGAAGATCAAACACGGTGGGCGGCGAGAGACTGCAAGATTTGGGTCTCAGTTCGTGAGCCTTTCAGAATTTGACCCCTGATTCACATGTCAATAGCTCAGATTGACTCCACATGTCATTGTGATACTGATGGAATGAACTGCAGTTGGACACGAGTTTCTACGACAGTTTGAGGTCACTTAAGTTCGTGCTAAACTTCAAAGGATCGGACAAATGCATACCCATGGCAGGAGAAGCAGATATGAGTTCTCTCTGATAAGAGGTACTGGAAAAATTACCCACACTTGGCAGTTTGGAGAAAAACCTAGCACTTGTGCCCCACCTATCAAGCAAAATCATCGCTTTGCTATATAGACCGGATCTACTTGCAGGGTGCTCTGTATGTAGGCCATTAAGCAGAGTAGCTTCAGTTTTTGGGGTTTGTCACAAATTCAGAAATCGGACTGCATATTATAATTACTGGATCATAATGCAACAAGAAGAAGCTAATTAAGCATGGACGAAGAATTGATTATTCCAAACTAAACAAATAACCACACACCTATTACTACCAAATCCAACTAAttaactagctagctagctactctcTTCATTATTCATTCGTTCATTATTGATTATTTGTTCCAAACCAAACTAATTAACGAGCGAGCGAAGCTGAAGCTGATCAATGACTATCATCAGAAGTGCTCGAGGTTGGAGATGCCGAGGAAGGCCATGATGGGCCCCTGGAGGAGCTGCATGACGGCCCTCCACCCGGCCTGCGTCGGGTGGTCGGTGTCCCAGAAGAAGTACTCCCCGGGTCGGTCGCAGAGCGAGTAGCCGCCGTCGAGGCCGCAGTAGCCCCTGTCGCCGTCGGTGGCCTCGCAGCAGGGCCGGAGGAGCTCCGTGAaccgcgccgccagcgccgATGGCGACCCTTCCTCTCCCTTGGGCGCCACCAGGCCCGTGATGATGCTGTTCACGTCCAGGAGcatcaggccgccggcgtcgtcgtccccgccgccgacgcccagcCGGTCCCGGAGCGCCGCGTTGTGCCTGTCGGGGCCGGCGTTGCCGCGGTCGTCGCAGGCGGTGTAGTTGAACTGCCTCGTCAGCCACGGCGAGCACCCGAACGGCGGCACCGTGTTCACCAGCACCTTGCCGACGCCCAGGTCCTGCAGGTCCGACACCACGCTCGCCAGCTCCTCCACCACCGTCTCCATCAGACCGTCGAACGTCTGCAGGCATCCATGTCGATCGATCATATATAGGCAGATTAATTATTAGTTAGATGAAAGAAGAAGACTGATCGATGAAGTGCAAGAATCGAATCCACGCCGCCGTACGTCGTCGTCGGCGTAGGCGTAGTCATTGCCGGAGTAGGCGACGAGCGCCACCGAGTCCCTGAGGTCCCGGCGCTCGACCCGGCCGTCCTTGAGGAGGCGCCTGAGCTGCTGGACCTGCTTGCCGAGCCTGGTGACCCCCGCGGGCGTGTCCAGCGCACCGGAGTCGCCGACGGCGAAGTTGAGGCCGTTGGCGTCGATGCCGTCGGCCCAGTCGTCGTAGGTGTAGGGCGGCGGGGCCTCGCGGCGGCCCATGATCTTGGCCATGAAGTCGGACTGGACGGGGCCGTCGGAGAAGCGGCCGCTGGGGCGCCGGGCGTGGGCCGTGTCCGACGTGCCGAAGGGGTAGCGCCACTCGCGGGAGTTGTAGCCGAGGTCCGGGTCCGACGCGCCGTTGCCGGTGTCGGCGAAGTCGTCGCCGAACACGAACAGCTTCTGCGTCAGATGCTGCTTGCCCTCCggggggctgcggcggcggctgccatcgtcgtcgtcgtcgtcatggtggtggtggtgacggTGCCGCCGGGAATCCGCCACACGAGGTGCCCCTGCACATATGTATATGTTGTACAACAGATGGAACGA
This window contains:
- the LOC120660075 gene encoding blue copper protein-like; its protein translation is MEMRVALALLVVAVAASQLPSAAEAANYTVGDDKGWNPDVDYTAWVKKHKPFYKGDWLIFEYQTGRADVVQVGEVGYDKCDKAGALSSYSKGTSYAFQLKEAKDYYFICSYGYCYTGMKLHLTAKPSGTSSGKQSGSGSSDGSSSDDDSSSSNDSSDTPSPSSKKAKPKSSSSAAPPSILAATPYAAIAATGAALLHLHRIVL
- the LOC120659142 gene encoding GDSL esterase/lipase At5g03600-like, which encodes MICRPPPVWAIFAPPLAWATSAPSPRRRSPPEGKQHLTQKLFVFGDDFADTGNGASDPDLGYNSREWRYPFGTSDTAHARRPSGRFSDGPVQSDFMAKIMGRREAPPPYTYDDWADGIDANGLNFAVGDSGALDTPAGVTRLGKQVQQLRRLLKDGRVERRDLRDSVALVAYSGNDYAYADDDTFDGLMETVVEELASVVSDLQDLGVGKVLVNTVPPFGCSPWLTRQFNYTACDDRGNAGPDRHNAALRDRLGVGGGDDDAGGLMLLDVNSIITGLVAPKGEEGSPSALAARFTELLRPCCEATDGDRGYCGLDGGYSLCDRPGEYFFWDTDHPTQAGWRAVMQLLQGPIMAFLGISNLEHF